A genomic segment from Brevundimonas mediterranea encodes:
- the lexA gene encoding transcriptional repressor LexA, translating into MLTRKQHELLMFIHERIQETGVSPSFDEMKEALDLASKSGIHRLITALEERGFIRRLAHRARALEVTKLPEQATAGAPRGRAGFKPDVIEGGGGAPRPAAVSAANDTRELPLLGKIAAGTPIAAIQHEQERLSVPESMLGKGDHYLLEIEGDSMIEAGILNGDLVVIRRGDTANNGEIVVALVEGEEATLKRLRRKGGSIALEPANRNYETRIFGPDQVEVQGKLVGLMRRYH; encoded by the coding sequence ATGCTCACGCGCAAGCAGCACGAACTGCTGATGTTCATCCACGAACGGATCCAGGAGACCGGCGTCTCCCCCTCGTTCGACGAGATGAAGGAGGCGCTGGATCTGGCGTCCAAGTCGGGCATCCACCGGCTGATCACGGCGCTGGAGGAACGCGGCTTCATCCGCCGCCTCGCCCACCGCGCCCGCGCCCTGGAAGTGACCAAACTGCCGGAACAGGCCACCGCCGGCGCACCGCGCGGCCGGGCCGGCTTCAAACCCGACGTCATCGAAGGCGGCGGCGGCGCGCCACGCCCCGCTGCGGTCTCGGCCGCCAACGACACCCGCGAACTGCCCCTGCTGGGCAAGATCGCCGCCGGCACCCCCATCGCCGCCATCCAGCACGAGCAGGAGCGCCTGTCGGTGCCCGAATCCATGCTGGGCAAGGGCGATCATTACCTCCTCGAGATCGAGGGCGACTCGATGATCGAGGCCGGCATCCTGAACGGCGATCTGGTGGTCATCCGTCGCGGCGACACGGCCAACAACGGCGAGATCGTCGTGGCCTTGGTCGAGGGCGAAGAGGCCACGTTGAAGCGTCTGCGTCGCAAGGGCGGCTCCATCGCCCTGGAGCCCGCCAACCGCAACTACGAGACCCGAATCTTCGGTCCCGACCAGGTCGAGGTCCAGGGCAAGCTGGTCGGCCTCATGCGCCGCTATCACTGA
- the trpC gene encoding indole-3-glycerol phosphate synthase TrpC: MTDVLDRIAAYKREDVAARKAATTQDAIEALARAASAPRGFRAALDRTVEDTGRPALIAEIKKASPSKGLIRPDFDPTALAIAYQAGGASCLSVLTDGPSFQGDDAYLGQARTATALPCLRKDFLVDPWQVAESRALGADCILIILAMIDDRLAAELLAEAERFGMDALIETHDEAEMARACALGGDLVGINNRSLRTFEVDLEVTERLSMLSPVRALLVAESGISTPEDVARVSAAHAQAILVGESLMRQADVEAATRKLLAA, translated from the coding sequence ATGACCGACGTCCTGGACCGCATCGCCGCCTACAAGCGCGAGGATGTCGCCGCCCGCAAGGCCGCGACCACCCAGGACGCCATCGAGGCCCTGGCCCGGGCCGCCTCGGCGCCGCGCGGCTTCCGCGCCGCTCTGGACCGGACTGTCGAGGACACCGGCCGCCCCGCCCTGATCGCCGAGATCAAGAAGGCCAGCCCGTCCAAGGGCCTGATTCGTCCTGACTTCGACCCGACCGCCCTGGCCATCGCCTACCAGGCCGGCGGCGCCTCCTGCCTGTCGGTCCTGACCGACGGCCCCAGTTTCCAGGGCGACGACGCCTATCTGGGCCAGGCCCGCACCGCCACGGCCCTGCCCTGCCTGCGCAAGGACTTCCTGGTCGATCCCTGGCAGGTGGCCGAGAGCCGGGCCCTGGGCGCCGACTGTATCCTGATCATCCTGGCCATGATCGACGATCGGCTCGCCGCCGAACTGCTGGCCGAGGCCGAACGATTCGGCATGGACGCCCTGATCGAAACCCACGACGAGGCCGAAATGGCGCGCGCCTGCGCCTTGGGCGGCGATCTGGTGGGGATCAACAACCGCTCGCTTCGCACCTTCGAGGTCGATCTGGAGGTCACCGAGCGCCTGTCGATGCTCAGCCCCGTCCGCGCCCTGCTGGTCGCCGAGAGCGGCATCTCCACGCCCGAGGACGTCGCACGCGTCTCCGCCGCCCACGCCCAGGCCATTCTGGTGGGCGAAAGCCTGATGCGTCAGGCCGACGTCGAAGCCGCCACGCGCAAACTGCTGGCCGCCTGA